In Nerophis lumbriciformis linkage group LG01, RoL_Nlum_v2.1, whole genome shotgun sequence, the genomic stretch TGTTTTTCTTTGAAGTCACTTCGTAGAAGTTTGAACCCCACTGTCAAAAAGTCTCCTATGTTCATTTTCAAActggctaccgtattttccggactataaggcgcatttaaaatcattttttccccctcaaaactcaacagtgcgcctaatgtaagcaatacgtttggttgagcttacccacctcgaagctattttatttggtaaattgTGTAATGAaaccacaaccaaaattattccgtacattaggcgcaccaggttataaggcgcactgtcgaggttTGAGAAACTGaaaggatttcaagtgcgccttatagtccgaaaaatacggtacattaatttTTGTTCCCAAAAACACAATACACCTAACCACacctaatttttttgcaaatgtattaaaactcaAACACTAAAATAAGTtccgttcagctaaatgtgttggttttctgacatggacttgtttcttcagcattgtccacacgtttaagtcgggactttgggaaggccattctaaaaccttcattctagcctgatttagccactcctttaccacttttgatgtgtgtttggggtcattgtcctgttgcgcccaagacccaaccttcgggctgatgattttagcttgaatttggaggaaatcctttatttttcattgtcccatttactctctgtaaagcaccagtttcattggcagcaaaacaggcccatagcataatattaccaccaccatgcttgacggtaggattggtgttcctgggattaaaggcctcaccttttgtactccaaacatattgctgggtattgtggccaaatagatacatttttgtttcatctgaccacagaactttcctccagaagggcttatctttgtccatgtgatgtcatcagGATTTCAGGatgttttattattgtccattctttaacatgtacaagacacataagaactgaaattacattttcggcacagtcccactaagagcagacatacgttacagggagacaagacgggaccgccaacggatcagccacttacggcgctccttaaaaaaggtgggaaaaaagtGATATTGggaaaagggggaagagtaaagaatatcagtcaaaggctggaccctcgggagggggtccagactgagtccaagggaaaaaaactcatttgccatagcacacataaacatgttacatataatcacaacaactcgcaacgggGGGGGggagagttggggccctggaggccggcctgctgctataaagcgctactcaccctgaaggggaatcaagcggtggtgaaggcgttgggtgggggtggggtgtttgtgtatatgcccattgtctgtGGGTATAGTGGTGTTGTGTCCATAGGCCCGGGGCCgctctgcatgcaatgcaagcaaagttcgacttccaggtgtcgttgaggagggagggaggtcaaaagcgtccgtcTTTTGAGAGTCCTCGGGGATGtttacagaacagcctgctcctgttgttgcagcgtcaaggccattcgagggagtcaaatcgtagattaggatttttgtgcATTTatgcattatgttctttacaagtgtatgtcaacttttgaccacgactgtatatagatCCTTCGActcggtcaattgaaaagtagctggcctgcagaaaGAGTGTGGGCACCCACTGGTCTACATATTTGAGGTCTAGCATCAGACCAACATGGACACCGTGAGTCAAAACATAAAAGCAGAACTAAGTATAAATAGAAAGTGTGCAGCATGCAGGTGTATTAAATGTCACTGCAGCTGTCACTTTGACTCGCGTTAATATTCATATGACCGCATGCAACCAGGAAGTGGGGATGTTTTGGTGGGCTGCCTTGCTCATGGCGACGAACATTATCCCGTTATCACTGATGCATTCCTTGGAGGAGGGTTGTACAGTCACTTCCCAGAGTGCCAGCTCACAACAAGCGAGGTGTTCTTCtcaagaccccccccccccttacttTCACTGAAAATGGACACTTCTGGTTTATTTATAGTCTCAGTCTGCACATAAGCCAACTGTCTGTCTTCAACGTGGAAGGGAGCTGCTCACATGGACTCAAGCTGGCCAGCCTTCTAGACTGTTCGTGGGTTACGGAAATTAACTGTTTGGATTAGTTTCCGCTTGATTTGGACTAACCGGGATGGGGGCGTCGTGAGGACTCCAATTAACGTGTTGACTTTTGTGTCTAGATGTAAACGCCGTCCCGAGCACAAGCGCTTGAGACTCCAGTCGAGATGGAGACGCCCGTCTTACAGACGCAGCCCTCCGCCCTGCCGTTTTTCGATACGGCCCACGCGTTCAACCTGCTGCGAGGGATCCACGAGCTCCGCGCCGAGAGAAAGTTTTTTGACGTGACTCTGTGCGCCGAGGGCCACGAGTTCCACTGCCACCGCACGGTCTTGGCGGCCGCCAGCACCTACTTCCGCGCCATGTTCGCCGGGACACTGCGGGAGAGCGCCATGGACAGGGTGGTTCTGCACGAGGTCTCAGCTGAGCTTTTGGGACTGTTGGTGGACTTCTGCTACACGGGACGGGTCACGGTCACGCAGGACAACGTGGACCTCCTGCTGAAAACCGCAGATCTGTTTCAGTTCCCATCGGTCAAGGAGGCCTGCTGCGCTTTCCTGGAACAACGTCTGGATGTCTCCAACTGCTTAGAAATCCAGGACTTTGCAGAGGCCTACGCTTGCCGAGAGCTGGCGGACAGCGCTCGCCGGTTTGTCCTGAAGAACTTAATGGATCTGGCCAAAGGGACCGACTTTAAACGCTTGCCTTGGAAGCGCCTGCTTGAGTTTGTGTCGGACGACGAGCTGTGCGTGGACAAAGAGGAGACGGTTTATCAGATCGCGGTGCGCTGGGTGAAGGCTGACCTCCAGCGGAGACTCCACTACTGGCCCGAGCTCCTCCAGCAGGTGCGGCTGCCTTTCGTCAGGAGGTTCTTCCTGTTGGCCCACGTGGAGAGCGACCCGCTGGTGTACCTGTCGCCACCCTGCCTGCGCATGGTGAACGAAGCCCGTAGCTTCCAGTCCTGCGAGTACGACCGCCACGACAGGCCGTGTCGCCGCATGCGCCCGCGGCCTTCCACGGGACTCGCAGAGATCCTGGTGGTGGTGGGAGGCTGCGACCAGGATTGCGACGAGCTGGTCACCGTCGATTGTTTCAACCCGCAGACGGGCCAGTGGCGCTACCTGGCCGAGTTCCCGGACCACCTAGGAGGAGGCTACAGTATAGCGGCCCTCGGGAGCGACATGTATGTTACTGGTAAGTCTCTCTGTCCTGACACAATCTTTGAAGTATTACTGCGATCACCTGGCAAGAGTCTgaacacagataacacaa encodes the following:
- the klhl21 gene encoding kelch-like protein 21, translated to METPVLQTQPSALPFFDTAHAFNLLRGIHELRAERKFFDVTLCAEGHEFHCHRTVLAAASTYFRAMFAGTLRESAMDRVVLHEVSAELLGLLVDFCYTGRVTVTQDNVDLLLKTADLFQFPSVKEACCAFLEQRLDVSNCLEIQDFAEAYACRELADSARRFVLKNLMDLAKGTDFKRLPWKRLLEFVSDDELCVDKEETVYQIAVRWVKADLQRRLHYWPELLQQVRLPFVRRFFLLAHVESDPLVYLSPPCLRMVNEARSFQSCEYDRHDRPCRRMRPRPSTGLAEILVVVGGCDQDCDELVTVDCFNPQTGQWRYLAEFPDHLGGGYSIAALGSDMYVTGGSDGPRLYDGVWRYKSSVNEWTEVSPMLKAREYHSSCVLKGQLHVVASDSTERYDHTLDCWEALPPMLHAMDNCSTATCGGRLYAIGCLAGEDTMAVQSYDPDSKRWSIVNCGQLPPWSFTPKTVTLNGLIFFVRDDSADVDVYNPQKNEWDKISPMNQVHVGGSVAPLGGKLFVSGGYDNTFELSDVVEAYDPATRAWSVAGRLPQPTFWHGSVSIFRQFMPMVSSAFEPADVPDANAIRLHRHQRQQALHNLNNNLNQNQEVNAAL